The Triticum aestivum cultivar Chinese Spring chromosome 4B, IWGSC CS RefSeq v2.1, whole genome shotgun sequence sequence gacttcatttggtattgatttcctgaaaagccaaaaacaagcagaaaacagcaattgGCATTAGGCACTGGgttcataggttagtccccaaaaatgatataaaatagcataaaatgcatataaagcatccaagattgataatataataaaatgaaacaatcaaaaattataaatacattggagacgtgtgaccttgctgcctccatgatgatgtgtgagtagttccgaTAGGGCCTATGGgcccatagtagtagctagatggctttctctctctgttttcgatcttcaatacaatgatctcttcggAGGCCAATTCGATGTaacttttgaggtgtgtttgtagggatccaatgaattgtgggtttatggtcagattattcattgaaagtatttCGGTTTTTTCTGAGATTTATATATGTGTGATTTGATAGCctttatttctctctgatctatctatCTCTTTTGGACAATTAGATTTATTTATCTTTAGTGGGATAGGTTCTTGgcggtaggttcaatcttgcggtgtcctttctctgTGACaggagttgcaaggcacatatttgtATCATTTTTACTAAGGGTAAGATGATGGGGCTCGAACATATTATTTGATATTGCTTTTTCtatattatgtcatcatgcttcaagcattactctgtttgttatgaacttaataccttaagatgcatgttggatagcggtcaaggGATGGAGTAACAGTAGTACATGCTGATagattttggtctacttgtcttggatgtaaTGCATATATATTCATCACGCCATGAAGATCGTCAAACctatgcgcttttctatccatTTCCCAACCATAACTTTCTACCCACCAttgttatgctcatgagagagatgTCTCTAGTGAACCTATGTCCCTTGGGTCCATTCACCTTATATTACTAAAACCCTAAAAATACTTGTTGTAATCTGTTTGCTTTTATTTTAgcgaaaactttgtttttgccactctagtttttgcccactttgcttatgccactcaagaatttgacatttcacttttgccactcttagcttttgacaatatatcactttttccattccgtggcaaaagcaaaaaatttagagtggcaattgtgatacattgtcaaaagccaagagtggcaaaagtgaaatgaaaaattatcatttttgccatggaatggcatttgtgatgtattgtcaaaagccaagagtggcaaaagtgagatgtcaaattctagagtggcataagcaaaatcggcaaaagctagagtggcaaaaacaaaattttccctttattttatctatctaccactatcagATTTAATCCTTACAATTGGCGAGAGCAAGAgtattgacaaccctcttgctgtCGCTGGGTGCAAGCATTTGTTTTGTGTGTGTGCAGGTAGTTCTTACCTTGTTTgtgtctcctattggttcgataaaccttggttcttaactcagGGAAATACTATCTACTACTATACTACTTCATACTCTACGGGGAAAGCCCAACACTAACACAAGTACCATGCCTTGCCCAACAATCCGGCTATAGGAGAATAGGGCCGCATCCCTGACTCATCGTTCCAGCCGTAGAGGAAGACCTAAAGAGGATCACCCGTTGATGGCCCATGAGACCGTCGGGGATCAGATCCCTACTTCCCCAATCATGAGTGTCGCGTCACCTTCTCTGCCAGCGGCCTATGGGAGCCTCGAAGAGAGAGATATCGGGAGCAGGGTGGCGGTGGTTGACTAGGGCCGCAGGAGGAGGAGGGTTGCAGGAGAAGGGGGAGATCGGGAGGAGGGTGGCAGCCTCCGCCCAGGGTTACTGAAGGAGGAGGGTTGCCCGAGACATGTTACATTATTAGATACAATACCATTGACTCTAGGCTAATATTTTCTCCTGTTTAATGTTAAGGGTTGATTCTTATCCTACATAGGAATatgaatccattcctacaaaccaaaagaACTTTTTGTTGAAAATCTGATCGTATAGAATTCCTGTAAAATTCATACAAACCAAAAGAGGCCTAATTTTATAGTATATAGAAGATGTCATGCGACCCCGTTCCTATTGACGGTGCAATACACCGGAAGTGTGCTATTTGTGATATTGTTGGGATTCCCtcaagaggaagggtgatgtagtatagtGGCAAAAAGtattcccttagttaagaaccaaggtttatcaaaccaataggagacACCACACAAACAACGTGAATGGTACGTGCACGCACACAAAGCAAATGTTTGCACCCAAAAAAGGCAAGAAGGTTCTCAATCCCCTTCTTCTAGccaattgcaaggattaaatctgatagTTTTAGATAtataaataaaagcaaaataaaactacGAGCAATTTTTAGGGTTTTAGTAAATATGGAGAATGGACCTAGGAGCCATCGGTTTACTAGAGGGATCTCTCTCATAAGCAtagcaacggtgggtaaacaaatcaaTGTTGGGCAATTGgcagaatagtgcatagttatgatgattctTCATGGCAGGATTCATATAAAGGCATTaagtctgtgacaagtagaccataTAATCCaacttcatctactactattactcgacccAAAGACTTCTATCCATCAATGCATCTCAaactactaagttcatgataaacaaagtaatgctttaagcaagatgacataatgtagataaAGTAAGATCAAGCAATATGTTCAAAGCTCGTCATTTTAACCTTTGtagtaacaatacaatacgtgccttgcaactcctcCCGTCCAAAggaaggacacctcaagattgaacatACCACCAAGCACCattcccactgaagataaatcaatctacttggccaaagaagatggatagatcagagagaaatacaaggctataaaatcACACATAAATATATCTCAAAAGGATTTAAATACTTTCAATaaataatatgatcataaacccacaatacaatggatcccaacaaacacaccgcaagaattacatcaaatagatatcctaAGAGATCATTGTCTAATgatcaaaaagagagagaaaaccatctagctactacttTGGAGATGTAGGTCCTGAAGGAACTAGTCACACATTATCATGGAGGCAGCATggttgatgaagattgccaccCTAATGGTTTCAACCTCCGACATAGTactagaaaaggcctccagattggatcatagaagaacagaggcttgcggcagtggagaAATTGTTTCAGGTCTCGCTCTGGTTTTTTTTCGAATATTACaaaatttataggccaaagattaggtCAAACGGAGTCGTGTGGGCCCCATGAGTGTTGATGGCGTGCCTTTCGCCATGGGGCGTGCTGtgtgagcttgtcgctccctcgtgcaTCTTCTAGTCTCTcctcgaagcttctagggtctcttctggtcccaAAAAACCACTATAAAATTTtgtcgtgtttggactttgtttggtatatTCTTTTTGCGAAACAAAGAAATagcaaaaataggaactggcactagccACTAAGTTAATAGGCTAGTActtaaaaatgatataaaatggcatataaagcatacaagattgatattatgatagcatgaaacaatcaaaaattatatatatgttggagacatatcagcatccccaagcttaattcctactcatcctcgagtaggtaaatgctaaaaacataatttttgatgtgaaatgctacctaacatgtcttAATCATGTAATCCTTTGCGGCATGAATATTGGGAAGCGATTGAATGAAAGCACTATTTCAATGATATGATATCAGAACAATATATGCAAAAATACTAAAAAGTAAGCATTACCTTTCAAAAGAATCATAAAGAATGTTATTCCTACTCATCTAATCATGTAGGCATGGCATTGCTTAGTCTTCCTAATATAAACTATAAATCATGAACACCATGTTGCCAAACCAAGCAATTGTATCATACTTTTtctcgcttcagctttttcaacttcactcaatacatgagcgtgaaccatgaaCTTAGCACTTTGGATGGAAAAGAGAACGATGATTGGAGTTTATAAGGGAAGACAAAAAGTTAtaagaaagtctcgcatcaactaggtgGATCGGTAGGCAATGAAGAGGCCTTACAATAGATaataatgcgaggagtagggattgccatgcaacggatgcactagagctataagtgtatgaaagctctctatatgaaactaactgggtgtgcatccagcttgctcgcacatgaagacctcgagcatttgagtAAGCTCATCATCAGAAATtcaaaatatacaagccaagttctataatgtaaaaattcccactagtatatgaaagtgacaaaacatggAGACtcttatatgaagaacatggtgctattttgaagcacaaatgtgtTAAAAGGATTGTAGCATTGCCACTTCTCTCTCTTTATCTCATTTTTAAGAAAAATCTCGCGGACGTCATCCCCACTTTTTTGTGGAGTCATTAGTCTCCACCATTATTTTCCTCActaggataatgctctaataatgacgagcACCACACTTCAATCTTTTTCCTGATAAATTGAGTGATATGACtacatatgaatgcctctggcagtgtaccaggatgtgcaatgatctagcataataTGTATAACAAtgatgagcggtggctttgccacaaaatatcATGTCAACTCTATatgatcgtgcaaagcaatatgaaaatgaatgctcaagtcatatgAATAgtaatgatggaagttgcatggcgatatatctcgaaatggctatgaaaatgccataatagattGGTATGGAGGCTCTTTTAAGGAAGAGTatataaggcttatgtgtgatagagcgtatcatatcatgggattTGGATGCACTGGCTAAGTTTGCAGCAAGTGTCGAGGTGAGAACGGGCAACACaccgtaccgaagaggctagcaaattgtgggtAGGCAGAAGTGCTTATAGTCCACAAACTCACACTAGTCATAAATAACTCAAGTATTTATTGTGAAAGTGTATTAGCCCTTGAAGGAAAGTATTACTCGCATGCCTCCTCGGGGGGAGATTGAGAGGAGTTAATCATCGCGTGCCCCCAATCCGGACAACACAAGGGATATCACTCAAGGATAAATTACGCTCCAACTACCTAGCCATGCCACGACTGACACTTTAATAAGTtggaaatcacaaaccttaacatcaatatttttACTAGACCAAGATTATTGACTAGTTAACCTTCATATTGTGACCTCAATACTATTTGTCAATCACAActtattcagtgatctacatgcaAGTTTTAGTATACCACCCTCATATATCTATCATTTTAGGACCAAACATATAACTCACGCAAATTACCACTACCAATTtaactctcaaaaatatataagtgaagcaaaagagtgcAAATGATTTCCATAAAATATTCCTCGTCgttctcaaaagatataagttataAGAAGATCATAGGAAGGACATTGATAGGGCATTTAGAGTGTTGCATGCAAGCTTTGCCATTGTCTGGGGTCTGCTCGTTTCTCGTAGAAGGATGTGTTGGCAAATATCATGCCATGTCATTTGTTCCTAGAAAACATGATCTTAGATGATGAGAAAGATATGCCAGACTCCATTGATTATGAAGATATTCGCACAATCATCAGAGCTGATAGACACACAAAGCACATTTAAGCATTTTTAGGCCTACTGAAGGATTGAAGTTCGGGCTTTCCTTCATTAGTTGAAGGAGGATCTTATTGAGCACAGTGGCACTTAGGGGGAGAACAACGTGTATAAATCTCTTTACAATTAATTGTTTTAGTTGAATTATTTGATTAGATTATTTGTTAATTTGGATTCTTTATTGTATTCAGTTTAGTGGTTTGTGTTAATATTTGGTGAATTATTGAGGTATTTGATTTTAACGGTTGTATTAGCATAAAAGAAGAAACCATAAATGATACTACCTCCATCCCTCAATATTAGACGTTTTCGCAGGACGTGGACTTTTGGCTCTAGGGAGCATATGCTCCATAATAAATAGTAAAATCAAAATAATAAATAGTAAAATCAaaataacagaaaaaaaataaaaaatctggAACCTTTTTTTTATATGTTCATATTAGTGTAGTAAAGTGGTCTTGATAATTTTCATGCTATATGGAATAGCAGTGCTTCATCGGTGAAATGACAAAATTAAGTGTAACATTTGGCTTTCGACTTTGTTTTTTGCACATGTCAAATGCTTAAGTTTTTCTCCTGAAATTTTGCATGTATCATTTGGGTGTGACAATGAACACATAGCTTTTCCAATTTCTATTGACATTTGTAAAATTCATTTTTGGCACGCAGGAGCATGTGCTCCCTAGGGCCAAAATGGATTTCCGGTTTTCGCAAGCTATATTGTGACACACATAGGGTATTTATGAAGGCCGCATTGTGACGTCTCTATGTTTTCCCAGAGTCTTCGCAGCTTTCAAatgcatactccctccgtcctagaaATAGTTGTTATAGATACAACCATTTTATTCATTTCtaagacaagtattttcggacagagggaatATAAAGTACTCTTATATACGTAACCAAAGGACTATCAATATGACAAATTTTGTTTTGAAGGTAGTATATACTTGTTTTGATACTGTACTGTTTTCCAGAGCTTGTACAATCAGCGGCGCAAAATATAGTGTGCTGAATACGAACAAAACCAGGGGCCTTTTACCAGAAAGAACTCGCTGGTTGCAGAGCGACGGCACGCCGCACGTCTGCCTGCCGTGTCTGCGATCCAACAGTATGCGTGCCTTGGGCGCTGCGCCGGACAGCGAAACGGCGACGGGTGGAAAAGGAAGAAAGGAGAAAGGCAGACACGGCAGAGACGGCGACCCAAGTGGTCGCCGTCGTCCCGTCTGGGTTGAAAACTCTCACCGGAGAAGAGCCCACGGTTAGTGATCCACTATATATGGACAGTGCGGGTCAACCAGTCCAACAAAGGAGGATGCAAAGCACTAGATAAGGAACGAAATCGCCAATCAGTTCACTTGGCGTAAGATGCGGGACTGGAGTCATCGTTCAGACTGAGTATAACCACTCCATTATCCAGCTGGGGCAGGCAGAATGCTCTTCACTTGAGGCGGGCAGGACGAGTAATACATGTGGCCGAGCGGCTTCTGAAGCCAGGTTCCACTTGGCAACGACATTGTGCTTGGGATCTCTTGTCGACGAAAGCTCCTTGCCTCCTAGAATTCCAACAATAACAGTACATAAAAATCGTGTCATATCCCGACTCTTCGAATCCCACAGAAAACTCACTCAGTTCATACCAGGGTATAAAAACAAAACACAAAAACATAACGATTCCATTTTCCGCCATGTGGATTCTAATGGCAAACAACGAAATTACGAACGTCCATTCATAAAATGTAGAGAAAAATGTTTCCAGTGAGAATATATATGTCCATTCTTAAAATTCAAAGCATAGGATTCAGATTAAAACAGATAAATCATGAGATCTACTTCctctgttccataatataagagcatttttgacactacactagtgtaaaaactgctcttatattatggtacggagggagtacctttcgCTAAGTACAGTGAAATTGTGGTGAATGTTAGCAATCCGTATGAATCATGGTTTGAAATATCGGATGGTAGTTTCATATCTGTTTGCCTTCGACATATCTTGTTCAAAACATGTTTTTCTAGTAAAACAAATTGACAATGCTTTAGCATAACAAATTTAGATTCCTACTTCATTAAGTTGTTCCTCTAAGATAAAAGCAATATGTTATATATGTTTCTCTACAAAACATTATGCATAACTTTGATAATGTGATGAAGTTGTAAATACATAATCTTATTTTCACTACAGGTGGACATATGGGTCAGATATCGACCATTGGTCGATACTTCGGTCCATATTGGATGATATGTGTGAAAATGATATTTACAAAATGATATGTTATATTCATGTCAATAGATTCACTGAAACAAATATATCGGTCTAGATTTAAAAGTTTGGTATTAATATAAGTATTCTAATTCATTTGAACCAAAGATCTTCGTGAAAGAGGTACCAATGAATTAAAATCTTATAAATTTTGAAAACAACATAAGTCATAAGTGCATGATTGAGTGCAACGTCAGGTTGGTTGATGCATATTGACATGATGTGCATGAACAATGTTTCCTCTTTCCAATTTTCACACTTTCATCTGTTTAGTATTACAAATTTTCAGTAGGATTTAAATATTTATGTATCTATAATAACCATTTGGTAGATACCTTGTGATGCCAAATTCTTATGGGCCATTTTCCAGTGTCCTAGTTTGAATCGATTTCTAACATTCGTTtaggccctctttgattcaaaggaattcgaTGGGAATTTTGGGATTTGAATCCTTGGGAAGTTTTCATGGGATTAGAATCCATTGAAATTTTTACTAACAATTTGTCTGCACTTAATTGCGAAGGAATATTTACATCCAATCAGATctcttgtgtgatatcaaacacaCTGTTCCAAATTCCTGTAGTTTTCTAATCATATAGGGTTCAAAGGGCATGCCGCCTCAATAGTATGTCTTCCTATCCATGTGTTTTGAGAATCCTGCAAAAGAATTAAGCACCTTAAGTTTCTTTAAACTCATTTTGCATAAGATGACCTTGTAATACACCATCTGCATAAGAAGACTCCTGGGCTCATTCAGTTTGCAAGATTTTTGAAGATTCCCGTAGAATATCGAATGTTGAGATTTTTCTCCTATGTACGACATCCATTTATAGAAATGGAGGTACTAGATTTCTTAGGACAGTGTCCATATTGACCTAATTCATAAGGATTCTTAGCATTATGTGAAACCTCATAGAAAATTTCTAAGGATTAGAGCGGAGAAGACATCCCAGCCCTTTATCTCTTTCCCTGTTTTTCATCTAATTTTTTTATAAACCGAATCAGCCAAAATAATTATACAAAGTGCCTACGTAACATCTTTTAGCTTTGACTACTAATATCTGCAAAATATTTAGATTAGTATGACTGAAAATAATTCATTAGATTTTCTACTACTCCTGCTACTTTATAATCTACAAAAAAAATGTCAAAGATACATATTGTGAACTATGTCAATGTTTAATAGAGGTTATCTTGTAACCtactcccccgttcctaaatatttgtctttctggagatttcaacaagtgactacatacggaacaaaatgagtgaatctacatgctaaaatatgtctatatacatccgtatgtggtagttcatttgaaatctctaaaaagacaaatatttaggaacggtagTATTTTACGGCGATTGTTCCACACTTGTACATTTTCCCTGGGGTTCTCGTTCTTACAATTTAGAAGAGAAGAGATGGGCGTTCTTTTGTGCCAGGAACCCTCCCGGGTTCACTGTCGATGGACATCACTACTAGGATCAGAGGAGTACATCAGACCGGGAAATAAATATGAGACACACATGGATggatttttagaaagaaaaaagatGACACAGAGCCCAATAGCTACGTCTGCTACGGCTCTCTCCATAAATTACCGTCCTTGCTAACACAGCACCCTTGTGCTTACGCCCTTGTTCCTCTCCCGTCGGCGTCTTCCCCTTTACTCCTCCGCCACCGTAGCTACtccaccaccccctcccctctcccgcgCTGCGCTCGCCATGCGAGCctcggcgaaggcggcggcggcttccccTTGGCGTTTCTAGAtgggctcctcctccctcctcctcttcccctcgtcctcctcctccggccccaACCACTCCTCTTATTCCCATGCTCATGCTGCTGCATCAGCTTCCCACTCCGCCTTGCTTCCACCGCTCCCCTCCCCGTCTCCCTCCGACCTCTTCCTCTACCTCGACCAGCTAGACCACCAAGAGGGCGCCGCCGCCATGGTACGCAAGCGCCCGGCTCCGGACGTCGACCTGCCCCCGCCCCGGCGCCATGTCACCGGGGACCTCTCCGACGTCACCGCCGCTACGGGCGGAGCAGCGCCCCCGCAGCAGCTCCCGCCGGCGGTGGCAGGGAGCGCGCAACTGCCCGCGCTGCCCATGCAGCTGCCGGCGTTCGGCAGCCACCTGCAGGCGCCAGTGCTGGCGATGGACGTCGTCGTCGCACCGCAGGTCGCGACGGAGGTTAACGTCAACAATAACAGTACGGCGTGGGTGGACGGCATCATCCGGGACATCATCGGGAGCAGCGGCGCCGCGGTCTCCGTCGCGCAGCTCATCCACAACGTCCGGGAGATCATCCACCCCTGTAACCCCGGACTCGCTTCACTCCtagagctccgcctccgctcgctCCTCGCATCCGACCTTGTCCAGCACcaaccgccacctcctcctcctctccatcatcCGCCCTCGCTCCTACCCGGTGCCGGTGGCAACACGATGCTCTCCGCCCCGCCGGTGCCGgcgctccctccgccgccgcctcccgacaAGCGGCGCCGCGAGGAGGAGCAGCCGAACCAGCCGCCGCAGTCGCCGAAGCCGCCCCCTTCCGCGGAGGAAACCGCCGCGGCCGCCGCAGCAGCTGCAGCGGCAGCTTCCGCCGCCTTGAAGGAGCGGAAAGAGGAGCAGCGGAGGAGGCAGCGCGACGAGGAGGGTCTCCATCTGCTGACGCTCCTTCTGCAATGCGCCGAGTCCGTCAACTCCGACGACCTCGACGAGGCCCAGCGCGCCCTGCTGGAGATCGCGGAGCTGGCCACCCCGTTCGGCACCTCCACGCAGCGCGTCGCCGCCTACTTCGCGGAGGCCATGTCGGCCCGCCTCATCAGCTCCTGCCTCGGCCTCTACGCGCCGCTCCCCAACGCGTCGTCCCCCGCCGCGTCCCGCCTCGTCAACTCGCGCGTCGCCGCGGCGTTCCAGGTGTTCAACGGCATCAGCcccttcgtcaagttctcccacTTCACGGCGAACCAGGCCATCCAGGAGGCGTTCGAGCGGGAGGACCGCGTCCACATCGTGGACCTCGACATCATGCAGGGGCTCCAGTGGCCGGGACTGTTCCACATCCTCGCCTCCCGCCCGGGCGGCCCGCCCAGGGTGAGGCTCACCGGACTCGGCGCGTCCATGGAGGCGCTCGAGGCCACCGGAAAGCGGCTGTCGGACTTTGCCCATACGCTGGGCCTGCCATTCGAGTTCTACCCGGTGGCGGGCAAAGCTGGGAACCTTGATCCGGAGAAGCTCGGCGTCGACACGCGGCGGCGCGAGGCTGTTGCCGTCCACTGGCTCCACCACTCGCTCTACGACGTCACCGGCAACGACTCCAACACACTCAACCTCATCCAAAGGTACTGTACTACGAGTAATATGCTGCTATGTTGCTTCCATTGTGAAATGAATCTTCAAGCTTTTCACTTGAGAGATGTCAAGTCATCTTGGCATCAGGCATCAATCAACAATGTTAGTATGGTACTAGTCCAAGTACGCCATTGATTGATTTAACGACTAACAAGCAGGAAAAGATGTCGTTTAGAAGCTCTAAAAGTTCGTCATTATGACCAACTTTTTATGCTCTTCCATGATCTTTGGTGATCCGAGAAGAAAACATAAACTATACTCCTACTCTACTGCAAGTGCTCAATCTGTGTTCCATTTGATCCGAGAAGAAAGATACTGGAGCGAGCTAAAAGTTT is a genomic window containing:
- the LOC123091567 gene encoding protein SCARECROW 2, which translates into the protein MGSSSLLLFPSSSSSGPNHSSYSHAHAAASASHSALLPPLPSPSPSDLFLYLDQLDHQEGAAAMVRKRPAPDVDLPPPRRHVTGDLSDVTAATGGAAPPQQLPPAVAGSAQLPALPMQLPAFGSHLQAPVLAMDVVVAPQVATEVNVNNNSTAWVDGIIRDIIGSSGAAVSVAQLIHNVREIIHPCNPGLASLLELRLRSLLASDLVQHQPPPPPPLHHPPSLLPGAGGNTMLSAPPVPALPPPPPPDKRRREEEQPNQPPQSPKPPPSAEETAAAAAAAAAAASAALKERKEEQRRRQRDEEGLHLLTLLLQCAESVNSDDLDEAQRALLEIAELATPFGTSTQRVAAYFAEAMSARLISSCLGLYAPLPNASSPAASRLVNSRVAAAFQVFNGISPFVKFSHFTANQAIQEAFEREDRVHIVDLDIMQGLQWPGLFHILASRPGGPPRVRLTGLGASMEALEATGKRLSDFAHTLGLPFEFYPVAGKAGNLDPEKLGVDTRRREAVAVHWLHHSLYDVTGNDSNTLNLIQRLAPKVVTMVEQDLSHSGSFLARFVEAIHYYSALFDSLDASYSEDSSERHVVEQQLLAREIRNVLAVGGPARTGDIKFGNWREKLAQSGFRAASLAGSAAAQASLLLGMFPSDGYTLVEENGTLKLGWKDLCLLTASAWRPVQALGR